A window from Pseudomonadota bacterium encodes these proteins:
- a CDS encoding glycosidase, with protein sequence MITNPKIRTKKLPNGVVFNAYPDSIGKKLSDTVTMLKRPEFEGVFSLFYILPTFFNSDLDRGFSLIDYNINKELVSPDDLAELTKLNILLKFDLVLNHLSVGSPQFKDLIKFGDKSEYHDFFINWNEFWKGHGELSPDGYIIPNHEMLQQLFMRKPGLPNLKVRFPDGSEKPYWNTFYQQVDYHPVTVAELSLVGGLSADQVEKIVVLINEKIAAKQDFRTSDLGMNDAVRDSIYAIVEQKRTYLGQMDLNARSEKVWQFYEETFRKLKEYGATLIRLDAFAYLHKEPGMVNFFNKPETWNYLARLREMANRLDLILLPEIHSEYGNRLHEEVANEGFPIYDFFFPGLVIDAIDRHTSRPLLKWIDEIIERKMVTINMLGCHDGIPVLDLRGRRSEEGGDKTLLSDEEIDGIVTRIMDRGGRVKNLYGPDGKKISYYQVNATFFSALGEDERKLLLARAIQMFVPGIPQVWYLDLFAGKNNYVAADNAGAAGHKEINRTTLELSDIEAGLKQPVVLKQLQLMKLRNTSPAFEGNLEISRGQDNRLQLTWRNGNALAALDADLDSYSFSITHTGASGEKEVLSFE encoded by the coding sequence ATGATTACTAATCCGAAAATCAGAACTAAGAAGCTCCCGAATGGCGTTGTCTTTAACGCCTATCCCGACAGCATCGGGAAGAAGCTGTCTGACACTGTCACAATGCTGAAGCGACCAGAATTTGAGGGGGTCTTTTCGCTCTTCTATATTCTGCCAACGTTCTTTAACAGCGATCTCGATCGAGGCTTCTCTTTGATTGATTACAATATCAATAAAGAGCTGGTGTCACCTGACGACCTTGCCGAGCTGACGAAACTCAATATCCTTCTCAAGTTCGATCTGGTCCTAAATCATCTCTCGGTGGGTTCGCCGCAATTCAAAGATCTGATCAAGTTTGGTGATAAATCCGAGTACCACGATTTTTTCATTAATTGGAATGAATTTTGGAAAGGACATGGAGAGCTCTCTCCTGACGGCTACATCATCCCCAATCATGAGATGCTGCAACAGCTCTTTATGCGCAAGCCGGGATTGCCGAATTTGAAGGTTCGGTTTCCTGATGGTAGTGAAAAACCTTACTGGAATACCTTCTACCAGCAGGTCGATTATCACCCTGTAACTGTTGCCGAACTCAGTTTAGTTGGCGGACTGAGCGCCGATCAGGTAGAAAAAATCGTTGTCCTGATAAACGAAAAGATCGCCGCCAAACAGGACTTCAGGACGTCAGATCTAGGAATGAATGATGCCGTGCGCGACAGTATCTATGCGATTGTCGAGCAGAAGCGCACATATCTGGGGCAGATGGACCTGAATGCACGATCTGAAAAGGTCTGGCAGTTCTATGAAGAGACATTTAGAAAACTTAAAGAGTACGGCGCCACTCTAATCCGACTCGATGCCTTCGCGTACCTGCACAAAGAGCCAGGTATGGTAAATTTTTTCAATAAGCCGGAAACATGGAACTATCTCGCCAGACTTAGGGAGATGGCGAATAGGCTGGATCTTATCCTGCTGCCAGAGATTCACTCCGAATACGGTAACCGGCTACACGAAGAGGTCGCAAATGAAGGTTTCCCGATCTACGACTTCTTCTTCCCCGGACTGGTAATTGATGCCATTGACCGCCACACATCACGCCCGCTGCTTAAGTGGATTGATGAGATTATTGAGCGTAAGATGGTCACGATCAATATGCTCGGCTGTCACGACGGCATACCTGTTCTAGACCTTCGAGGGCGCAGGTCAGAGGAGGGAGGAGACAAAACACTGCTCAGCGATGAGGAGATCGATGGAATCGTTACCCGCATCATGGATCGTGGCGGTAGAGTAAAGAATCTCTACGGCCCCGATGGTAAGAAGATCTCTTACTATCAGGTAAATGCGACTTTCTTCAGCGCACTTGGCGAAGATGAGCGTAAGCTGCTTCTAGCACGCGCTATTCAGATGTTCGTCCCTGGTATTCCACAGGTCTGGTACCTAGACCTGTTTGCAGGGAAGAATAACTACGTGGCTGCAGATAATGCGGGAGCGGCAGGACACAAGGAAATTAATCGAACCACCCTTGAACTGAGCGACATTGAAGCGGGCCTCAAGCAACCGGTAGTACTAAAGCAGCTTCAATTGATGAAGTTGCGTAATACCTCCCCTGCTTTTGAAGGTAACCTTGAGATCTCCCGGGGTCAGGATAACAGACTTCAACTGACATGGAGAAACGGTAACGCGCTGGCAGCGCTCGATGCGGATCTCGATAGCTACAGCTTCAGCATCACGCACACCGGAGCCAGTGGCGAGAAAGAGGTGCTGTCCTTTGAGTAG